Proteins encoded together in one Streptomyces umbrinus window:
- a CDS encoding maleylpyruvate isomerase family mycothiol-dependent enzyme has translation MDRERVLSWTKAERLGLADFLDDLEGTDWEAPSLCTGWTVHDVVAHLTLSTRTTLPGMVKGMVRARGDWERMEFDAARRRAADFGPAELIAQFRETAASARRAPLSAPLDPLVDVLVHGRDIARPLGRVRPTPQEQTVASLEHVLASPFYGARKRLRGVRLVATDANWSRGVGQDEVRGPAGDLLLLATGRAAGLAGVSGLGAERLGRVL, from the coding sequence ATGGACCGTGAACGGGTTCTTTCCTGGACGAAGGCCGAACGGCTCGGCCTCGCAGACTTTCTCGACGATCTCGAAGGCACCGACTGGGAAGCGCCATCACTCTGCACCGGCTGGACCGTGCACGACGTGGTGGCTCACCTGACCCTGTCGACGCGCACCACACTGCCCGGAATGGTCAAGGGGATGGTCCGGGCGCGCGGCGACTGGGAGCGCATGGAGTTCGACGCGGCGAGGCGACGGGCGGCCGACTTCGGCCCCGCCGAACTCATCGCGCAGTTCCGCGAGACCGCGGCCTCGGCCCGCCGCGCGCCCCTGTCCGCGCCGTTGGATCCGCTGGTCGACGTCCTGGTCCACGGCCGGGACATCGCCCGCCCGCTGGGCCGCGTACGCCCCACCCCTCAGGAGCAGACGGTCGCGTCCCTGGAACACGTCCTGGCCAGCCCGTTCTACGGCGCCCGCAAACGCCTGCGGGGCGTACGGCTGGTCGCCACCGACGCGAACTGGTCGAGGGGCGTGGGCCAGGACGAAGTGCGGGGCCCGGCAGGCGACTTGCTCCTCCTGGCAACGGGCCGGGCCGCGGGGCTGGCGGGCGTGTCGGGACTGGGCGCGGAGCGGCTCGGGAGAGTGCTGTAG
- a CDS encoding LacI family DNA-binding transcriptional regulator, with protein MTERLNGYRPTLEDVARRAGVSKSTVSRVINGEPRVRAAVAERIREAVDELGYVPNQAARSLVTRRNNAVAVVVTEPQNRLFVDPYFDCHLRGIRQELVQQGAQPVLLFIEEPDDYPRVGNFLGGGHVDGALLFSLRNDDPLPSMVEHMGLPAIFGGRPAVGSGHRSHGYTYVDADNRGGAREAVRHLVSLGRRHIGTITGPLNQASAIDRLDGYRDVLLDTPPRLIAEGDFTLQGGATVMSELLDRCPDLDAVFVASDLMASGALRVLRERGRSVPEEVAVVGFDDLAPIAEATEPPLTTVHQDIEDMGRLMARLLFKQTSDELASRDDSHPLSSVVTPTRLVVRKSA; from the coding sequence TTGACGGAACGGTTGAACGGATATCGCCCCACACTCGAGGACGTGGCGCGCAGGGCCGGGGTGTCGAAGTCCACGGTGTCCCGTGTGATCAACGGCGAGCCCAGGGTGCGGGCCGCGGTCGCAGAACGCATCCGAGAGGCCGTGGACGAACTCGGCTACGTACCCAACCAAGCCGCCCGAAGCCTGGTCACCCGCCGCAACAACGCCGTCGCCGTCGTGGTCACCGAACCGCAGAACCGGCTCTTCGTGGATCCGTACTTCGACTGTCACCTGCGTGGCATCCGGCAGGAACTCGTCCAACAGGGAGCACAGCCGGTACTGCTGTTCATCGAGGAGCCGGACGACTATCCGCGTGTCGGGAACTTCCTGGGCGGCGGCCATGTCGATGGCGCCCTGCTGTTCTCGCTGCGTAACGACGACCCGTTGCCTTCCATGGTCGAGCACATGGGCCTGCCCGCGATCTTCGGCGGGCGCCCGGCCGTCGGCTCCGGCCACCGCAGCCACGGCTACACGTACGTCGACGCCGACAACCGCGGCGGAGCCAGGGAAGCCGTGCGGCATCTCGTATCACTGGGACGCCGACACATCGGGACCATCACCGGGCCGCTCAACCAGGCTTCGGCGATCGACCGTCTCGACGGCTACCGGGACGTACTCCTGGACACGCCGCCCCGGTTGATCGCCGAGGGCGACTTCACGCTGCAGGGTGGTGCCACCGTCATGTCCGAGCTCCTCGACCGGTGCCCCGATCTGGACGCGGTCTTCGTCGCCTCGGACCTGATGGCTTCCGGTGCCCTGCGGGTGCTGCGGGAGCGGGGGCGGAGCGTGCCGGAGGAGGTGGCGGTTGTCGGCTTCGACGACCTGGCGCCCATCGCCGAGGCGACGGAGCCACCACTGACCACTGTGCACCAGGACATCGAGGACATGGGACGCCTGATGGCCCGGCTGCTGTTCAAGCAGACATCGGACGAGCTCGCGTCGCGAGACGACAGCCATCCGCTGTCCTCCGTGGTCACCCCGACACGCTTGGTCGTGCGGAAGTCCGCCTAG
- a CDS encoding phosphotransferase family protein, which translates to MSRHLEAGERIVRTEVLHGGITAETRRLTVGTRDGGTRDLVLRTFVGVEHAEEWLNREAGALTLLKGTGVPAPGLVGVDPTAAYCEYPSLLMTHLAGRTVLDDEGLETRVPLLARQLVAIHAVRPAERPREYVALTTADTVVTPKGADAVVWAAAIDVIRKPAPPCEGRFLHRDFHPGNVLFDVAPARPAGARITGVVDWAAASWGPVDLDVAHCSTNLALLHGPAWGLRFAEAYEEAGGMPAATASARLYWRVRDGLAFSEEVRLVSQPWREAERTELTTRVVEERLDAYVTALMDAPG; encoded by the coding sequence GTGAGCCGGCACCTGGAAGCCGGGGAACGGATCGTCAGGACAGAGGTGCTGCACGGCGGCATCACCGCCGAAACGCGGCGGTTGACCGTCGGCACGCGGGACGGCGGCACCCGTGACCTGGTCCTGCGGACTTTCGTCGGCGTGGAGCATGCCGAGGAGTGGCTGAACAGGGAGGCAGGCGCCCTGACCCTGCTCAAGGGGACCGGCGTGCCGGCCCCTGGACTGGTCGGGGTTGATCCGACCGCCGCGTACTGCGAGTATCCGTCGCTCCTCATGACGCATTTGGCGGGCCGGACGGTCCTCGACGACGAGGGACTGGAGACGCGCGTCCCTCTGCTGGCCCGTCAACTCGTGGCGATCCACGCTGTTCGACCCGCCGAGCGGCCCCGGGAGTATGTGGCGCTGACCACCGCCGACACTGTTGTGACTCCGAAAGGCGCCGACGCGGTGGTATGGGCCGCGGCGATCGACGTGATCCGTAAGCCCGCGCCGCCCTGTGAAGGGCGGTTCCTGCACCGGGACTTCCACCCCGGCAACGTGCTGTTCGACGTGGCGCCCGCACGGCCCGCAGGGGCCCGGATCACCGGTGTCGTCGACTGGGCGGCTGCCTCCTGGGGCCCGGTGGATCTCGATGTGGCGCACTGCTCCACCAACCTCGCGCTGCTGCACGGCCCGGCGTGGGGTCTGCGGTTCGCTGAGGCGTACGAGGAGGCCGGCGGGATGCCGGCCGCGACCGCGAGCGCGCGGCTGTACTGGCGGGTGCGGGACGGGCTGGCGTTCTCAGAAGAAGTGCGGTTGGTGTCGCAGCCATGGCGGGAGGCAGAGAGGACGGAGCTGACGACGCGTGTCGTGGAGGAGCGGCTGGATGCCTATGTCACCGCCCTGATGGACGCGCCGGGCTGA
- a CDS encoding NPP1 family protein yields the protein MRKLRSLANALLGTLGAMTLVVAIPATAHANVLTLLPQNANGLEQTYSPAYDYDSDGCYATAAIGADGTINPGLKLGGDVNGKCHDPAQLNNANTYSREKCNNGWCAVMYASYFEKDQVTLGPAAIGHTHDWEHVIVWINNNEVQYVSVSQHNSYQTLARSQIRFDGTHPKIVYHKDGVSSHCFRFANSNDEPAENATGNWFYPRLVGWEGYPAGYRDKLSSADFGSATFKIDDGDFQWALDYTSPAGTPFDPYA from the coding sequence ATGCGCAAGTTGAGATCCCTCGCCAACGCACTTCTCGGCACACTCGGCGCGATGACGCTCGTCGTCGCGATCCCGGCGACCGCCCACGCCAACGTCCTGACCCTGCTGCCGCAGAACGCGAACGGCCTGGAGCAGACCTACTCCCCCGCCTACGACTACGACAGCGACGGCTGCTACGCCACCGCCGCCATCGGCGCCGACGGCACCATCAACCCCGGACTGAAGCTCGGGGGCGACGTCAACGGCAAGTGCCACGACCCCGCCCAGCTGAACAACGCCAACACCTACTCGCGCGAGAAGTGCAACAACGGCTGGTGCGCGGTCATGTACGCCAGCTACTTCGAGAAGGACCAGGTGACGCTCGGCCCGGCGGCCATCGGGCACACCCACGACTGGGAACACGTCATCGTGTGGATCAACAACAACGAGGTCCAGTACGTGTCGGTGTCCCAGCACAACAGCTACCAGACGCTCGCACGGTCGCAGATCCGCTTCGACGGCACCCACCCGAAGATCGTGTACCACAAGGACGGCGTCTCGAGTCACTGCTTCCGTTTCGCCAACAGCAACGACGAGCCGGCGGAGAACGCCACGGGAAACTGGTTCTACCCGCGGCTCGTCGGCTGGGAGGGCTACCCGGCCGGTTACCGCGACAAGCTCAGCAGCGCCGACTTCGGCTCGGCCACATTCAAGATCGACGACGGCGACTTCCAGTGGGCTCTCGACTACACGAGCCCGGCCGGAACCCCCTTCGACCCGTACGCCTGA
- a CDS encoding chitinase, whose protein sequence is MYRPRFLGRTAVFAALSAVLTALLTVTPAQAADGSITGLAGKCVDVAGASNANGTAVQLYDCNGTGAQIWSNPGDGTLRALGKCLDIVDRGTADGATVQLWDCAGSSNQQWVVSGARDIVNPAANKCLDVTGNNSANGTRLQIWTCSGGANQKWNAPASGGGGTPSGFVVTEGQFNQMFPSRNSFYTYSGLTAALSAYPGFANTGSDTVKKQEAAAFLANVNHETGGLVHIVEQNTANYPHYCDWGQPYGCPAGQAAYYGRGPIQLSWNFNYKAAGDALGIDLLGNPWLVQNDAAVAWKTGLWYWNTQNGPGTMTPHNAMVNQAGFGQTIRSINGSLECDGKNPAQVQSRVDAYNRFTSILGVSPGGNLYC, encoded by the coding sequence ATGTACAGACCCCGTTTCCTCGGCCGGACCGCGGTCTTCGCCGCGCTGTCCGCGGTCCTCACCGCCCTGCTCACCGTGACGCCCGCCCAGGCCGCCGACGGCTCGATCACCGGGCTCGCCGGCAAGTGCGTCGACGTCGCGGGCGCCAGCAACGCCAACGGCACCGCCGTACAGCTCTACGACTGCAACGGGACAGGCGCCCAGATCTGGTCCAACCCGGGTGACGGCACACTGCGTGCGCTCGGCAAGTGTCTGGACATCGTCGACCGCGGCACCGCGGACGGCGCGACGGTCCAGCTGTGGGACTGTGCCGGCAGCTCCAACCAGCAGTGGGTGGTCAGCGGCGCGAGGGACATCGTCAACCCGGCCGCGAACAAGTGCCTGGACGTCACCGGGAACAACAGCGCCAACGGCACCCGCCTGCAGATCTGGACCTGCTCGGGCGGCGCGAACCAGAAGTGGAACGCGCCCGCGAGCGGTGGCGGCGGCACACCGTCCGGATTCGTCGTCACCGAGGGCCAGTTCAACCAGATGTTCCCGAGCCGGAACTCGTTCTACACGTACAGCGGCCTGACCGCCGCGCTGAGCGCCTACCCGGGCTTCGCGAACACCGGCAGCGACACGGTGAAGAAGCAGGAGGCCGCCGCCTTCCTCGCCAACGTCAATCACGAGACCGGCGGTCTCGTCCACATCGTCGAGCAGAACACCGCCAACTACCCCCACTACTGCGACTGGGGCCAGCCGTACGGCTGCCCGGCAGGCCAGGCCGCGTACTACGGCCGCGGACCGATCCAGCTCAGCTGGAACTTCAACTACAAGGCCGCGGGCGACGCGCTGGGCATCGACCTCCTGGGCAACCCCTGGCTCGTGCAGAACGACGCCGCCGTGGCCTGGAAGACCGGCCTCTGGTACTGGAACACCCAGAACGGCCCCGGCACCATGACCCCGCACAACGCCATGGTCAACCAGGCCGGCTTCGGCCAGACCATCCGCTCCATCAACGGCTCCCTGGAGTGCGACGGCAAGAACCCCGCCCAGGTGCAGAGCCGTGTGGACGCCTACAACCGCTTCACCTCGATCCTCGGCGTCTCGCCGGGCGGCAACCTCTACTGCTGA
- a CDS encoding RICIN domain-containing protein — MVTAAVASLLTSAPAPASAAASAAAALPTGFATVMNAASGRCLDARSAATANGTVVQQHACNSSTAQQWSFTATSDGYIRINNGNNTGQVVDVADTSTADNAPVHLWAYGGGTNQQWLPVDEGGGAYHFVNRNSGKCLDDPGASTADSVQFVQYTCNGSAAQRFQVVPVTQSGTNPDLGPNVVVFDPSMSSSTIQTRVNSIFQQQETNQFGSQRYAVLFKPGSYNADVNVGFYTQVAGLGLTPDAVTINGAVHAEADWFQGNATQNFWRGAENLSVNPTGGTDRWAVSQAASYRRMHLRGNVALDDNGWSSGGLLADTKIDGQVNSGSQQQWLTRNSQLGSWTGSNWNMVFVGSQGVPATSFPSPPYTTVGQSPVSREKPSLYVDGNGAYQVFVPSVRSNSTGTSWANGTPSGSSLSLDTFYVVKPGATAADINAALAAGKNLLVTPGVYHLNQTLQVNRADTVVLGLGLATFIPDNGVTAMKVADVDGVKVAGVLFDAGTTNSPTLMEVGPTGSSASHTANPTSLHDVYFRVGGAAVGKATTSLVINSDNVIADHTWIWRADHGSGVGWNTNTGDTGLIVNGDNVTAYGLFVEHYQKYQTIWNGNGGRTYFYQNEMPYDPPNQASWMNGSTQGYAAYKVANSVTSHQVYGFGSYCYFNVNPGVAAERAIEAPTNSNVRFTSMVTVSLGGVGTIRHVVNGTGGPSNSTTNVANLTSYP; from the coding sequence CTGGTCACCGCGGCCGTCGCTTCTCTGCTCACCTCCGCACCCGCGCCCGCGAGTGCGGCGGCGAGCGCGGCCGCCGCACTGCCCACCGGCTTCGCCACCGTCATGAACGCCGCGAGCGGCAGATGTCTGGACGCCAGGTCCGCCGCCACCGCCAATGGCACCGTCGTTCAGCAGCACGCGTGCAACAGCTCAACGGCCCAGCAGTGGAGCTTCACCGCCACCAGCGACGGCTACATCCGTATCAACAACGGCAACAACACCGGCCAGGTCGTGGACGTCGCCGACACGTCCACGGCCGACAACGCGCCCGTCCACCTGTGGGCCTACGGCGGCGGCACCAACCAGCAGTGGCTGCCGGTCGACGAGGGCGGCGGCGCCTACCACTTCGTGAACCGCAACAGCGGCAAGTGTCTGGACGACCCCGGCGCCTCGACCGCGGACAGCGTGCAGTTCGTGCAGTACACCTGCAACGGCAGCGCCGCCCAGCGCTTCCAGGTGGTCCCCGTGACGCAGTCCGGCACGAATCCGGACCTCGGCCCGAACGTCGTCGTCTTCGACCCGTCGATGTCGTCGTCGACGATCCAGACCAGGGTGAACTCGATCTTCCAGCAGCAGGAGACGAACCAGTTCGGCTCCCAGCGCTACGCCGTCCTGTTCAAGCCGGGCTCCTACAACGCCGATGTCAACGTCGGCTTCTACACCCAGGTCGCGGGTCTGGGTCTGACCCCGGACGCGGTCACGATCAACGGCGCGGTGCATGCCGAGGCCGACTGGTTCCAGGGCAACGCGACGCAGAACTTCTGGCGCGGCGCCGAGAACCTGTCCGTCAACCCGACCGGCGGCACCGACCGTTGGGCGGTCTCGCAGGCAGCTTCGTACCGCCGGATGCACCTGCGCGGCAACGTCGCCCTCGACGACAACGGCTGGTCCAGCGGCGGTCTGCTCGCCGACACCAAGATCGACGGGCAGGTCAACTCCGGCAGCCAGCAGCAGTGGCTGACCCGCAACTCGCAGCTCGGCAGCTGGACCGGCTCCAACTGGAACATGGTCTTCGTCGGCAGCCAGGGCGTCCCGGCCACCAGTTTCCCCAGCCCGCCGTACACCACGGTCGGGCAGAGCCCGGTCAGCCGGGAGAAGCCGTCCCTGTACGTCGACGGCAACGGCGCCTACCAGGTCTTCGTGCCGTCCGTGCGGTCCAACTCCACCGGCACCAGCTGGGCGAACGGAACCCCGTCCGGCAGCTCGCTGTCCCTCGACACCTTCTACGTCGTGAAGCCGGGTGCGACCGCCGCGGACATCAACGCGGCGCTGGCGGCAGGCAAGAACCTCCTGGTCACCCCGGGTGTCTACCACCTCAACCAGACACTCCAGGTGAACCGCGCCGACACCGTCGTGCTCGGTCTGGGCCTCGCCACGTTCATCCCGGACAACGGCGTCACCGCGATGAAGGTGGCCGACGTGGACGGCGTGAAGGTCGCGGGCGTCCTCTTCGACGCGGGCACCACCAACTCACCCACTCTCATGGAGGTCGGCCCGACGGGCTCGTCCGCCTCGCACACCGCGAACCCGACGTCCCTGCACGACGTGTACTTCCGCGTCGGCGGCGCCGCCGTCGGCAAGGCGACCACCAGCCTGGTGATCAACAGCGACAACGTCATCGCCGACCACACCTGGATCTGGCGCGCCGACCACGGCAGCGGCGTCGGCTGGAACACCAACACCGGGGACACCGGCCTGATCGTCAACGGCGACAACGTCACGGCGTACGGCCTGTTCGTCGAGCACTACCAGAAGTACCAGACCATCTGGAACGGCAACGGCGGCCGCACGTACTTCTACCAGAACGAGATGCCGTACGACCCACCGAACCAGGCGTCCTGGATGAACGGCTCCACCCAGGGCTACGCCGCCTACAAGGTCGCGAACTCCGTCACCAGCCACCAGGTGTACGGCTTCGGCAGCTACTGCTACTTCAACGTCAACCCGGGCGTGGCCGCCGAACGGGCCATCGAGGCGCCGACCAACTCCAATGTGCGCTTCACCAGCATGGTGACCGTCTCCCTCGGCGGAGTGGGCACCATCCGGCACGTGGTCAACGGCACGGGCGGCCCCTCCAACTCCACGACCAACGTGGCCAATCTGACCAGCTACCCCTGA
- a CDS encoding lectin, producing MPRPLSAVVSLAALSLATGLLTASPAQAATGTITGLAGKCLDVAGANSADGTAVQLYDCNGTAAQQWTVGSDGTVRALGKCLDVTGSSTADGATVQLWSCTGGANQKWKVSSGNDIVNPQAGKCLDVTGNNSANGTRIQIWSCGGGANQKWTAPAPDDGTTPSAPMAVAPYLYNGWGSPPNPTTVTNATGVKYFTLAFVLSNGYCNPQWDGGRALTGGVDQQTINTVRANGGDVVPSFGGWSGNKLESSCSTASELAAAYQRVISAYGLKAIDIDLEADAYNSPTVQQRTVDALKTVKANNPGLKVYVTIGTGQSGPDTSLINRAAASGLTVDAWTIMPFNFGGAGQNMGNLSTRAAEGLKNALKNAYGYGDDQAYRLMGISSMNGITDQNETVTVNDFRTMLAYAQQHHLARLTFWSVNRDRPCTGGPADSCSGVGQSNWDYTRVFAAYTG from the coding sequence ATGCCCAGACCTCTCTCCGCAGTTGTCTCCCTCGCAGCTCTCTCCCTCGCCACCGGCCTGCTCACCGCGTCCCCCGCGCAGGCGGCCACCGGCACCATCACCGGCCTCGCCGGGAAGTGCCTGGATGTCGCCGGGGCGAACTCCGCCGACGGCACGGCCGTCCAGCTCTACGATTGCAACGGCACCGCCGCCCAGCAGTGGACGGTCGGCAGTGACGGCACCGTCCGCGCCCTCGGCAAGTGCCTGGACGTCACGGGCAGTTCGACTGCCGACGGTGCCACCGTGCAGCTGTGGAGCTGCACCGGCGGCGCCAACCAGAAGTGGAAGGTCTCCTCCGGCAACGACATCGTCAACCCGCAGGCCGGCAAGTGCCTGGACGTCACCGGCAACAACTCCGCCAACGGCACCCGCATACAGATCTGGAGCTGCGGCGGCGGCGCCAACCAGAAGTGGACCGCGCCCGCCCCCGATGACGGCACCACCCCGTCCGCGCCGATGGCCGTGGCGCCCTATCTCTACAACGGCTGGGGCAGCCCGCCGAACCCCACCACGGTCACCAACGCCACCGGCGTCAAGTACTTCACCCTCGCCTTCGTGCTCAGCAACGGCTACTGCAACCCCCAGTGGGACGGCGGACGGGCGCTGACCGGCGGCGTCGACCAGCAGACGATCAACACCGTGCGGGCGAACGGCGGCGACGTCGTCCCGTCCTTCGGCGGCTGGAGCGGCAACAAGCTGGAGAGCTCCTGCTCCACCGCGAGCGAACTCGCCGCCGCGTACCAGAGGGTCATCAGCGCGTACGGGCTCAAGGCCATCGACATCGACCTCGAAGCCGACGCCTACAACAGCCCGACCGTGCAGCAGCGGACCGTGGATGCCCTGAAGACCGTGAAGGCCAACAACCCGGGCCTGAAGGTCTACGTCACCATCGGCACCGGTCAGAGCGGGCCAGACACCAGCCTGATCAACCGGGCCGCCGCCTCCGGTCTGACCGTGGACGCCTGGACGATCATGCCGTTCAACTTCGGCGGCGCCGGCCAGAACATGGGCAACCTCAGTACGCGGGCCGCCGAAGGCCTCAAGAACGCGCTGAAGAACGCCTACGGCTACGGCGACGACCAGGCCTACCGGCTCATGGGCATCTCGTCGATGAACGGCATCACCGACCAGAACGAGACCGTCACGGTGAACGACTTCCGGACGATGCTCGCCTACGCCCAGCAACACCACCTGGCCCGGCTGACCTTCTGGTCCGTGAACCGCGACCGTCCGTGCACCGGCGGCCCCGCCGACAGCTGCTCCGGTGTGGGCCAGTCCAACTGGGACTACACCCGCGTCTTCGCCGCGTACACCGGCTGA
- a CDS encoding TMEM175 family protein, with protein MNNRSFGHLRREVSVGPERLLLLGDAVFSIAMTLLALEITIPEGLPDSEVVHAVREVLPAIGAYLLSFAVIGIMWLAQHALFRLIGSLDRWLLHFYFGLLALVAALPFPTRLLSEYGETTTATAFYGASIAVAGTLLCSMYLRLLAKPALTATDTSPVVLKEAVRRSVLLILVFATSVPVAFFSPSLAKYWRLLAFSARLLFRRSTDTTDVPAGEAR; from the coding sequence GTGAACAACCGCTCTTTCGGCCATCTCCGCCGCGAAGTCTCCGTAGGCCCCGAACGGCTACTGCTGCTCGGCGACGCCGTGTTCTCGATCGCGATGACACTGCTCGCCCTCGAGATCACCATTCCGGAGGGCCTGCCCGACTCCGAAGTCGTCCACGCCGTCCGGGAGGTGCTCCCGGCCATCGGTGCCTATCTGCTCAGCTTCGCCGTCATCGGCATCATGTGGCTGGCCCAGCACGCCCTGTTCCGGCTGATCGGGTCGCTCGACCGCTGGCTGCTCCACTTCTACTTCGGGCTCCTGGCGCTCGTTGCAGCGCTGCCCTTCCCGACCCGGCTGCTCAGCGAGTATGGCGAGACGACCACGGCCACCGCCTTCTACGGGGCGTCGATCGCCGTGGCCGGCACCCTGCTGTGCTCGATGTACCTCCGCCTGCTCGCAAAGCCCGCGCTGACGGCGACGGACACCTCTCCCGTGGTACTCAAAGAGGCGGTCCGCCGCAGCGTCCTGCTGATCCTGGTCTTCGCGACCTCGGTCCCGGTGGCCTTCTTCTCGCCATCCCTGGCCAAGTACTGGAGGCTGCTGGCGTTCTCGGCCCGGCTGCTGTTCCGCCGCTCGACCGACACCACCGATGTGCCGGCCGGGGAAGCCCGCTGA
- a CDS encoding IS4 family transposase — protein sequence MSDLSGLGLLTWVYPPGLVDRVVAACGRSERRKRLLPARLVVYFVLGLALFSPAPYLEVMRHLVAGLRGLGLLGDWHVPAKSSLFRARQRLGSEPLRVLFATTAKPMATEATPGAFWRGLRVLAVDGTCWDVADSEANQAAFGRPGNGRGTGRSAFVQVRMAALVEVGSHAVLDAELAGCRTGEVTLVGRLPRSCGPGQLVLADREFLGVPLWQAFTATGADLLWRVPANRVLPIDRPLRDGSWISRIHAGTDASHRNPVTVRVLAYQLKDTAQDYRLITTLLDARRYPARQLAALYRERWEIESVFAEIKTHQRGAKVVLSSKTPDGVLQQIWAHLLVHHALRELMLRTAATRQLDPDRISFTETLRSARRSVTVTPGSFSP from the coding sequence GTGTCTGACTTATCGGGTCTGGGGCTGTTGACCTGGGTGTATCCGCCGGGGTTGGTGGATCGGGTGGTGGCAGCGTGTGGCCGGTCCGAGCGGCGTAAGCGGCTGCTGCCCGCCCGGCTGGTGGTGTACTTCGTGCTGGGGCTGGCGCTGTTCTCTCCCGCCCCGTATCTAGAAGTGATGCGGCACCTGGTCGCGGGGCTTCGCGGTCTGGGACTGCTGGGTGACTGGCATGTTCCGGCGAAGTCGTCACTGTTTCGGGCCCGGCAGCGGCTGGGATCCGAGCCGCTGCGGGTGCTGTTCGCCACGACCGCGAAGCCGATGGCCACCGAGGCGACTCCGGGGGCGTTCTGGCGGGGCCTGCGGGTTCTGGCGGTGGACGGGACCTGCTGGGATGTCGCCGACAGTGAGGCCAATCAAGCGGCCTTCGGCCGTCCCGGCAACGGTCGTGGGACCGGCCGGAGCGCCTTTGTGCAGGTGCGGATGGCCGCCTTGGTGGAGGTGGGCAGCCATGCAGTGCTGGACGCCGAACTCGCCGGCTGCCGCACCGGGGAAGTGACCCTGGTGGGCCGCCTGCCCCGCTCCTGCGGGCCAGGCCAACTCGTGCTGGCCGACCGCGAGTTCCTCGGCGTCCCGCTGTGGCAGGCCTTCACCGCCACCGGCGCCGACCTGCTGTGGCGGGTGCCCGCCAACCGTGTCCTGCCCATCGACAGGCCACTGCGCGACGGGTCCTGGATCTCACGCATCCATGCCGGCACCGACGCCTCCCACCGCAACCCGGTCACCGTGCGTGTCCTGGCCTACCAGCTCAAAGACACGGCCCAGGACTACCGCCTGATCACCACTCTCCTGGACGCCCGCCGCTATCCGGCCCGGCAACTGGCCGCCCTCTACCGCGAACGCTGGGAGATCGAATCCGTCTTCGCCGAGATCAAAACCCACCAGCGCGGCGCGAAGGTGGTCCTCAGCAGCAAGACACCCGACGGTGTCCTGCAACAGATCTGGGCCCATCTCCTGGTCCACCATGCACTGCGGGAACTGATGCTCAGAACCGCGGCTACCCGCCAACTCGACCCCGACCGCATCTCCTTCACCGAGACCCTGCGCTCCGCCCGCCGCAGTGTGACCGTCACGCCCGGCAGCTTTTCCCCCTGA
- a CDS encoding transposase domain-containing protein: MSDRIALALLMRTFPPEAVDRVIAECGRTERRNRLLPARTVVYFILAMCLFAQHSYEQVARMLAEATTWVTRQDGCPPPVPTSAAISRARVRLGPEPLAALFAQATRARRAERERCARYLWWRVIAVDATAVGVPDTPENRARYSYPSITEAESTALPQAHLTALAECGSHAITRAALGKPSAETGHVLTHDLLATLTRGDLLLADCGLAALELLPTIRAAGADVLWRAGPWPVLPEHTVLPDGSYLCDLRCGPALPRTEVRVIDDPPHRLITTLVDHEAHPTPVLKALYRQRWGIRASLEAVGMLRRDTPPVLRSRWPGGVEQELWGHLLVHHTIRSLLHPA, from the coding sequence TTGTCCGACCGCATTGCCCTCGCACTGCTGATGCGTACATTTCCGCCTGAGGCGGTAGATCGCGTGATCGCAGAATGCGGTAGGACCGAGCGGCGCAACCGGCTTCTGCCCGCCCGCACGGTGGTGTACTTCATCCTCGCCATGTGCCTGTTCGCCCAGCACAGTTACGAGCAGGTGGCCAGAATGCTGGCTGAGGCGACGACCTGGGTGACCCGGCAGGATGGATGCCCTCCTCCGGTGCCCACGTCAGCTGCTATCTCCCGGGCTCGAGTGCGTTTGGGGCCAGAGCCGCTGGCCGCGTTGTTTGCGCAAGCTACGCGGGCACGGCGTGCCGAACGGGAGAGGTGTGCCCGGTACTTGTGGTGGCGGGTGATAGCGGTCGACGCGACAGCGGTGGGCGTTCCGGACACGCCAGAAAACCGGGCCCGTTACAGCTACCCGTCGATCACTGAGGCGGAATCTACAGCCCTGCCGCAGGCGCATCTGACGGCATTGGCGGAATGCGGCAGTCACGCCATCACCCGGGCCGCGCTGGGGAAGCCGTCTGCCGAGACGGGGCACGTACTCACCCACGATCTGCTGGCAACCCTTACACGCGGAGATCTGCTGCTTGCCGACTGCGGATTGGCCGCCCTGGAACTGCTTCCCACAATCCGTGCCGCTGGAGCGGACGTGCTGTGGCGGGCCGGTCCCTGGCCCGTACTGCCGGAGCACACCGTTCTGCCGGACGGCTCCTACCTCTGCGACTTGCGCTGCGGGCCCGCGTTGCCGCGTACCGAGGTCAGGGTGATCGATGACCCTCCGCACCGCCTGATCACGACCCTTGTGGACCACGAAGCACACCCGACGCCCGTCTTGAAAGCCCTGTACCGCCAGCGGTGGGGGATCAGGGCCTCTCTGGAAGCCGTCGGTATGTTGCGGCGGGACACCCCGCCGGTCCTGCGGTCACGCTGGCCGGGCGGTGTTGAGCAGGAGTTGTGGGGGCACCTGCTCGTCCACCACACCATCCGTTCGCTCCTGCATCCTGCTTAA